CTTGCTGGAGCGCTTCTGGTCGCGCAAGCCGGCGGTCAGCTGAAGGTGGCGGTCGCGTCCGCGGTGGAGTTCACGCCGGTTTCGGCTTCGTCGGTGGACAGGGCGCGAAGCACCGGCTGCTGCCACGGCGCGCGCAGGGCGGCCTTGGCCGGATCGGGCGCGAACGCCGAGGCGCCTTCTGCTTGCTTGCTCACGTTCCGTCCCTCTCCATAAAAAAGCCGGACGCCGTCCATGGAATCCAATGCCGGCGCAAGGGATCAAACCTTAGCACGCAATCCTAAGGATTTCCCAAACCACCGCAATTCCTCGGTCGTGATCGGGAGACGCGCCGCGCCGTCTTTCCGCGGCGCCACTGCGGGTTGCGCGTGCGGCGCAGTGCAAGAAATCCGGGTTTCCATGTGCAGCCGCTCCGCGGGAACGACCCTGGCAAGATGGCGTTGTCAGATAGTAGACATATCGCCGATCCGCGAAGGGCGGAGAAGGATTGCCCGCCGGCTGTCGTCGGGACTTGATCGCGCGAGACCGCTGCAGACAGTGGCGCCGAGCGCGGAGGCTGCGCATGAACCCGCCGCATCTGGAATGGAATCCCGTCTCCAAGGAGCCGCCGCTCCTTGCGGAGTTGCGGGGCTATTGGCAGCGCAAGCGCGGTTCGCGACGGCTGCCGTCGCGTCGCGACATCCAGCCGGGCGAGATCCGCAGCCTGCTTCCCTATGTCATCCTGGTCGAGCCGGTCGAGGGCGGCCGCGATTTCCGCTACCGCCTGGTCGGCTCGCGGCTGCACGACTATTTTCCGGTGCAGCCGACCGGCCAGTTGATGAGCGCGATGCTCGCGCCGTTCGGAACCGGGACGGTGGACGCCACGCTCGATGCCTATCGCGCGGTGCTGGCGGGCGACGAGCCGCTGCGCCTGAGCGGCGACGGCGCCTGGTTCGCGCAGAGCCCGAAATTCTTCGAGGCGCTGCTCACGCCGCTGTCCGACGATGGCGCGCAGGCCGATATGATCTTCGGCGCTTTCCAGTTCGAGTGGAATCACGCCCGCATGCCCGCCGACGATCCGTCGGGCACCGAGCGCGCCTTGGCCGAGGCGCTCGCGGAGCGCTGATGCCAAAGAAAAAGGGCGCGCCGCGATCGCGGCACGCCCCTGTTCCTCGCCACGCGCGCGGAGCCTATTCGGCTTCCACCTCGTCGCCGCCTTCCGTCTTCGGGCCGGCGCCTTCTTCGAACAGTTCCTCGGCCGCGACCTTGGCCTCTTCCTGTTCGGTGCGCTCGGCGAGAACGTCCTCGCCACGGGCCTGGCGTTCCGCCTCGTCCTCGCTGCGCGCGACGTTGATCGTCACCT
The nucleotide sequence above comes from Rhizomicrobium sp.. Encoded proteins:
- a CDS encoding PAS domain-containing protein, with amino-acid sequence MNPPHLEWNPVSKEPPLLAELRGYWQRKRGSRRLPSRRDIQPGEIRSLLPYVILVEPVEGGRDFRYRLVGSRLHDYFPVQPTGQLMSAMLAPFGTGTVDATLDAYRAVLAGDEPLRLSGDGAWFAQSPKFFEALLTPLSDDGAQADMIFGAFQFEWNHARMPADDPSGTERALAEALAER